The following nucleotide sequence is from Psychroserpens sp. Hel_I_66.
TTAGGTTTGCAGTGGCAATGGCAAGCAAACCCAGAAGTGTATTACGGTTTTCCAACATCCTTGGGACATTTTACAATGTATTGCAGACCAAAGCCTGAAGATGCAGTTAATTTACACCCAGTTCCAAATTTATTATTGCAAAAATTTCCTGCAGAAGAATTTACAGCAACAACAAAATTGACTTTCAATGCTCGTCACGACAATGAAGAAGTAGGTTTTTTGATTATGGGATTAGATTACAGCTATATTCGATTAAAACAAGAAGAAGGCAATTTGTTTCTATCTCAAGTAATTTGCGAAGATGATGACAAAAATAAAGCGGAAACGGAAACTGATAAAACTAGAATTGACACAAACACAGTTTATCTTAAAGTTAAAGTCAGTAAAGGCGCAATTTGTGAATTTTTCTATAGCTTAGATAATAAAACATTCAAATCCATTGGAACTAAATTTAAAGCCAGAGAAGGCAAATGGATAGGTTCTAAAATAGGTTTTTTAGCTTTAAGAGAAGGTGTTACAAATGATGCAGGAAGTTTGGATATTGATTGGATAAGGTTTTCAAAATGATAAAAAAAAGGTCTTCAATAGCGTTCATAATTTCAGTAATTTTAGTTGTTGCATGTATTCAGTCCTGCAAAAATGAAAAGTCTGCAGAAGTTCCTTTTAAAGTAAATACAAAGTTGTTCAATCAAAATAAAAAAGATGATTTAGGACTTAAAGTTCCTGACGGAATAGAGACGTTCACTGTCTTCAGTCCTTCAGATTCAACTGATCATTTTAGCAATGGTGTTGTAATGACCGTTTTTAAGAATACTTTTTATTGTCAATGGCAAAGTTCTTTAAAGGATGAAGATTCAGAGGACACTTGGGTAGCATACAGTAGAAGTGAAGATGGAACGCATTGGTCAAAACCTAAAGTCTTATCCAAAACTTTAGAAAATGGTTATTGCACATCTGGTGGTTGGTGGAAACATGGAGATACTCTTGTCGCCTATATTAATGAGTGGCCAAATAACGTAACACCAGAAGGCGGATTTGCTTTTTACAAGACAAGTATTGATGGCATTAATTGGTCAGAAAAACAACCAGTTTTAATGATTGATGGCACACCATTAGACGGTGTTTTTGAGCAAGATCCTCATGCGTTACCAGATGGACGTATTGTTGGAGCAGCTCATTTTCAACCAGGATTGATAGTGTCACCAATTTATACCGATGATCCTTTAGGAATTAGTGGTTGGAAACGTGCTGAATTTTTTAATAATTCAATTAAAAAAGATATTTCTCGCGAAATTGAACCTAGTTGGTTTTTGCAAGAAGACAATAATTTAGTAATGGTATTTAGAGATCAAAATAGCACGTATTTTAATATGGCTTCTGTAAGTGGCGATCGAGGAGAAACATGGACAAAGCCTGTAAATACCAATATGCCAGATTCAAGATCTAAACAAAGTGCAGGTAATTTTAAAAATGGTACAGCTTTCATAATTAATAATCCAGTAAACAATAAAACTAGAATGCCTTTAGTGTTAACATTGAGCGAGAACGGGAAATTATTTAATACGTCATATATAATTAGAAAAGGTGGTAAAGATATTCAGCCATTGCGTTATGAAGGCACCTACAAACGGTTGGGCTATCATTATCCAAAATCCTTTATTTGGAATAACAATCTCTATATTTCATATGCGACAAATAAAGAAGATGTAGAATACACCAAGGTTCAATTAACCAGTTTAACTTTAAATTGAAAATCATGGAGATAAAAAACATAAAGTTAGTTCTCATTTTTCTAATCACAATGGTTAGGGTCTCAAGTTTGTATGCTCAAGTCCATGATAAATCTTGGCGAGATATTATTCATAAAAAAGAAGCTGCATGGTTTGTTACTTCGGAAGCAAAACAAATAGCAACCAATGTGTTGCTCTATCAACGTAATATTGGTGGTTGGCCAAAAAATGTACAAATGCACCTTCCGCTTTCCGAAGAACTAAAAGAAGGACTACTGGAGAAGAAAAAAACCAATGATGGTGCCACAACAGATAATGGCGCGACCATTCAAGAACTCTTGTTTTTATCAAAAATATATGCGCAAACAAAAGACGAAACCTATAAAAATGCCTTTTTAAAAGGACTGGATTATATCTTAGAAGCTCAATATGATAATGGTGGTTGGCCACAATTTTACCCTTTGAAAAAAGGATATTATACGCATATTACTTACAACGACGATTCAATGGTCAATATCATGAATTTTCTGAAAAACCTTAAAGACAATACCAGTTATTATTCAATAGTTCCATCAAAATCCCAATTAGAAAAAATCAATGAAGCTTTTAAAAAAGGAGTCGATTGTATCTTAAAAACCCAATACAAGCAAAACGGAGTATTAACTGCTTGGTGCGCGCAACATGATGCAATTACATTAGAACCTGCAAAAGCAAGAGCTTACGAATTGCCTTCATTAAGTGGAGCGGAATCCGCCAACATTGTACTCTTGTTAATGTCGATTGAAAATCCATCAAAAAACATTATTACAGCAATAAATAGTGCGGTAGATTGGTTTGAAAAAACCAAGATCACTGGGTTACGTGAAGATCGAATATACAATGAAAAAGGTAAAACGATTAGTAAAAAAATGGTTTCTGACGAAAATGCTCCAGCCATTTGGGCACGTTTTATGGAATTAGAGGATAACACACCTTTTTTCTCTGATAGAGATGGCATTAAAAAAGCGACCTTAGCCGAAATAGGGGAAGAGCGCAGAAACGGTTATGCTTGGTACAAAAGTGACCCTCAAAAGGTATTGGATCGCTATCCAGCATGGAAGAAAAAGTATAATCCCTCAGACAAAAAAGAGCCAAAAGATGCGTTTAATATGGTCGTAGCACAAGATGGAAGTGGCGATTATACATCTATTGTTGAGGCTATAAATAATACTAAAGCCTTTCCGTATGATAGAATAACCATTTTTATAAAGAATGGTGTTTATAAGGAAAAAGTAAAAATCCACGAGTGGAATCAAAATTTAGCTCTGGTAGGTGAAAGCAAGGAACACACTATTATTACTTATGATGATTATTTTAACAAAATCGGTTTAGGCAGAAATAGCACCTTTCACACGTACACCCTTTTAGTGGAAGCTAATAATGTAATTCTTAAAAATTTAACCATTGAAAATACGTCTGGTGAAGTCGGGCAAGCAGTGGCATTATCGGTGTTTTCAGATGAAGTGGCAATAGTTAACTGCAATCTTTTAGGTAATCAAGATACGTTGTATGCATCAGGAAAGGGGAAGCAATACTATAAAGACTGTTATATTGAAGGTACAACCGATTTTATCTTCGGAAGTGCCACTGCTTTTTTCGAAAATTGCCAAATTCACAGTAAAAAAAATTCCTATATAACAGCAGCTTCAACACCAAAAGATTCGCTCTTTGGATATGTGTTTAAAGATTGTAAACTTACTGCAGACAAAGAGGTTAATGAGGTGTATTTAGGCAGACCTTGGCGTATCTATGCACAAACAGTTTTTATAAATTGCGATTTAGGAGGCCATATTTTACCTGAAGGTTGGCATAACTGGTCTAAACCAGAAGCTGAAAAAACCACGTTTTATGGAGAATATAAAAATTTTGGTAAAAGTTTTAAACCAGAAAAAAGGGTCAGTTGGTCACATCAATTAAAAAAGCATGAAGCTCAAAAATACTCGCTTAAAAACGTATTAGGTAACGATAAAAAAACATCTAAAACAGAATGGTATGAAAATCTTTAATATCTATTTTCTTTTAATTTTAGTGGTATTTCAATCTTGCAAGGAAAAAGAAAAGCCAACTGAAACAGAACAACAAAAACAGAATATTACCATTTACACCATCGGAGACTCGACCATGTCAGATAAAGTCAATCCAGATGAAAACCCAGAACGTGGTTGGTGCCAACTGTTACCACAATTTTTGAACGGTAAGGCAACCGTAAAAAATCATGCAACAAATGGAAGAAGTACCAGAAGTTTTATAGATGAAGGTCGATGGGACTCAGTTTATAAACAATTGGAAAAAGGAGATTATGTGTTCATTCAATTTGGACATAACGATCAAAAGTTGACTAATCCTAAACGCTATACCAATCCACATACAGCTTACAGACATAATCTAATAAAGTTTATAGAAGAAAGTAGAGAAAAAGGTGCTAAACCTATTTTATTTACATCCATAGTGAGACGAAAATTTAATGAAGAAGGAACTTTAGTTGACACACACGGAGCTTACCCATTAGAAACGCGTTTGGTTGCGCAGGAATATGATGTGCCATTTATTGATTTGTTATATATAACCGAAAAAATGGAAGAATCTTATGGCGTTGAAGGCTCTAAGAAATTGCATCTACATTTTAAGCCCAATGAAGTTTCATATTTTCCTGAAGGGAAAGAAGACGACACACACTTGTCCGTTTTTGGCGCTACAGAAGTCGCAAAATTAGCAGTCAATGCATTAAATGAAAAAGTAGAAGGTTTTGATGCAATCACTAAAACAAATTAGCATGAAACTATCTTTAAAATATATTCTATTTATAAGTTGCCTTTGCTTCTTCAGCTGTTTTGCACAGCAAGACCGTAAAGTCATTCAATTATGGGAAAATGAAATTCCAGGTGCAATAGAAAATTCAGAATTTAAAGAAATTGAAATCATAAAAGATGCTGTGGTTACTAGTTTGGAGCAAGTGAGTCAACCAACACTTACAGTTTTCAAACCAGAACAACCAAATGGAATAGCAGTTATTATTTGTCCTGGAGGAGGTTACCATCATTTAGCAATCCATAAAGAAGGCTATAAAGTTGCTGAGTGGTTAAATACGCTTGGCATTACAGCATTTGTTTTAAAATATAGATTGCCAAACGATGCCATTATGAAAAACAAAAGCATTGGGCCATTGCAAGATGCACAAAAAGCGATGCGATATGTTAGAAGTAATGCAAGCAATTGGAATCTAAATAAAGATAAAATTGGTATCATGGGTTTTTCAGCTGGTGGACATTTAGCAGCAATACTATCTACCCAATACGATAAGAAAGTTTATGAGGATGAAACGAAAACTAGTGCAAAACCAGACTTTTCAATATTGATTTATCCAGTAATTTCAATGAAAGAGTCTATAACACACAAAGGTTCAAGAACTAATTTACTGGGAGAAACACCTTCGGAAGAACTATTGGACAACTTTTCGAATGACGCACAAATAGATGCTAATACGCCAAGAACCTTTTTAGTACACGCAACAGATGACAAATCGGTTCCTGTAGAAAACAGTATTCAATATTATTTAGGATTAAAACAAAATAACGTTTCTTCAGAAATGCATGTTTACGAAAAAGGTGGTCATGGTTTTGGTTTGGGTAGAAATTCAACTCATCCATGGGTCAACACCTGTGAGCAATGGTTAAAAACAATAATGAATTGATTTTTAAAGCTCCTGCCACTCTGGAGAAAAATAAGTAGATCTCCCTCCAACTTTTATTTTTTCAATGGGAACACCAGTATGAAAGCACTTAGCGCCTTCTTTTCTGTTATGAATAAAAAAATAATCTGGGAAATCTTCGTAGTGAGCATCATTCTTGATGGCGACTTCAATAACATTTTTCATGGCGTCAAAAATAGTTTTAATTTCAGTATTCGATAAATCCTGAACTTTTTTCTTTGGGTGGATTTTTGCCTGGTACAAAATATCATCTGCCATCCAATTGCCAACACCTGCAGCAACGCTTTGATCCATAATGATACTTTTGATATGGGTTTTTCTGTTACTTAAAGAGTTTTTAAAATCCTCTAGAGATAAGTCTCTAGCGTCATCGCTCAAGTTATGTGATTCTTTGTAATCCTCGATAGAATCAATTAGGTCCCACCAACCAAATTTACGTTTGTTCTCAAAAGCGAAGTGAAATCCGTTTTCAAGTGTTAGAACAATGTGCCCAAATCTTGGTCGGTCGTCTTTTTCTTTGTAATAATTAGGTCGTCCAGTCATTCCAAAATGCATCACAAGAATTTTTTCTCCTGAAGTTTCAATAAATAGATATTTACCTATACGAAGGGTTTTGGTTAATTGGTTTCCTATTAAATAACTTTCAAAATCTTTGAGTGGTTTTTTGAGTAATCTTTGGTCTCTACATTCAAATGTTGTTATTGTTTTATGTAAAGATGTGCTGTCAATGTATATTTTGTAACCGTGTACTTCTGGTAATTCTGGCATACGTAATTTCAGTTGTTTTTTTGAGTTAAATATTTTCTTCGGAAATTTTATGTGTTCATGATATGTAAACTTGAAATTTTACATTTCCGAAGTAATGAAAGTCTTGATGGTGCAACCTTTAAACAAAAGCACTGTACCCAGTTATAGCTCTACCTACAATCAAAGAATTGATTTCTTTGGTGCCTTCATACGAATAGATAGCCTCTGCATCTGCAACAAAACGAGCAACATCATATTCTAATAAAATCCCGTTTCCTCCCATAACTTCTCGTGCTCTGCTCACCACATCGCGCGTTCTCATGGAGCAGAAAACTTTGGCAAGAGATGCTTGTTCGTCTGTTAAAAGTCCTTGGTCCTGTATTTCTGATAGTCGATATACCATGGACTTCATAGCTGTAAGATTTGCCAGCATTTCTACCAAATGGTTTTGAATCAA
It contains:
- a CDS encoding sialidase family protein; translated protein: MIKKRSSIAFIISVILVVACIQSCKNEKSAEVPFKVNTKLFNQNKKDDLGLKVPDGIETFTVFSPSDSTDHFSNGVVMTVFKNTFYCQWQSSLKDEDSEDTWVAYSRSEDGTHWSKPKVLSKTLENGYCTSGGWWKHGDTLVAYINEWPNNVTPEGGFAFYKTSIDGINWSEKQPVLMIDGTPLDGVFEQDPHALPDGRIVGAAHFQPGLIVSPIYTDDPLGISGWKRAEFFNNSIKKDISREIEPSWFLQEDNNLVMVFRDQNSTYFNMASVSGDRGETWTKPVNTNMPDSRSKQSAGNFKNGTAFIINNPVNNKTRMPLVLTLSENGKLFNTSYIIRKGGKDIQPLRYEGTYKRLGYHYPKSFIWNNNLYISYATNKEDVEYTKVQLTSLTLN
- a CDS encoding Fpg/Nei family DNA glycosylase gives rise to the protein MPELPEVHGYKIYIDSTSLHKTITTFECRDQRLLKKPLKDFESYLIGNQLTKTLRIGKYLFIETSGEKILVMHFGMTGRPNYYKEKDDRPRFGHIVLTLENGFHFAFENKRKFGWWDLIDSIEDYKESHNLSDDARDLSLEDFKNSLSNRKTHIKSIIMDQSVAAGVGNWMADDILYQAKIHPKKKVQDLSNTEIKTIFDAMKNVIEVAIKNDAHYEDFPDYFFIHNRKEGAKCFHTGVPIEKIKVGGRSTYFSPEWQEL
- the pelA gene encoding pectate lyase, producing the protein MEIKNIKLVLIFLITMVRVSSLYAQVHDKSWRDIIHKKEAAWFVTSEAKQIATNVLLYQRNIGGWPKNVQMHLPLSEELKEGLLEKKKTNDGATTDNGATIQELLFLSKIYAQTKDETYKNAFLKGLDYILEAQYDNGGWPQFYPLKKGYYTHITYNDDSMVNIMNFLKNLKDNTSYYSIVPSKSQLEKINEAFKKGVDCILKTQYKQNGVLTAWCAQHDAITLEPAKARAYELPSLSGAESANIVLLLMSIENPSKNIITAINSAVDWFEKTKITGLREDRIYNEKGKTISKKMVSDENAPAIWARFMELEDNTPFFSDRDGIKKATLAEIGEERRNGYAWYKSDPQKVLDRYPAWKKKYNPSDKKEPKDAFNMVVAQDGSGDYTSIVEAINNTKAFPYDRITIFIKNGVYKEKVKIHEWNQNLALVGESKEHTIITYDDYFNKIGLGRNSTFHTYTLLVEANNVILKNLTIENTSGEVGQAVALSVFSDEVAIVNCNLLGNQDTLYASGKGKQYYKDCYIEGTTDFIFGSATAFFENCQIHSKKNSYITAASTPKDSLFGYVFKDCKLTADKEVNEVYLGRPWRIYAQTVFINCDLGGHILPEGWHNWSKPEAEKTTFYGEYKNFGKSFKPEKRVSWSHQLKKHEAQKYSLKNVLGNDKKTSKTEWYENL
- a CDS encoding rhamnogalacturonan acetylesterase, which translates into the protein MKIFNIYFLLILVVFQSCKEKEKPTETEQQKQNITIYTIGDSTMSDKVNPDENPERGWCQLLPQFLNGKATVKNHATNGRSTRSFIDEGRWDSVYKQLEKGDYVFIQFGHNDQKLTNPKRYTNPHTAYRHNLIKFIEESREKGAKPILFTSIVRRKFNEEGTLVDTHGAYPLETRLVAQEYDVPFIDLLYITEKMEESYGVEGSKKLHLHFKPNEVSYFPEGKEDDTHLSVFGATEVAKLAVNALNEKVEGFDAITKTN
- a CDS encoding alpha/beta hydrolase, encoding MKLSLKYILFISCLCFFSCFAQQDRKVIQLWENEIPGAIENSEFKEIEIIKDAVVTSLEQVSQPTLTVFKPEQPNGIAVIICPGGGYHHLAIHKEGYKVAEWLNTLGITAFVLKYRLPNDAIMKNKSIGPLQDAQKAMRYVRSNASNWNLNKDKIGIMGFSAGGHLAAILSTQYDKKVYEDETKTSAKPDFSILIYPVISMKESITHKGSRTNLLGETPSEELLDNFSNDAQIDANTPRTFLVHATDDKSVPVENSIQYYLGLKQNNVSSEMHVYEKGGHGFGLGRNSTHPWVNTCEQWLKTIMN